The genomic DNA TACGAGGAGGATTATAAATGAAAGTATTAGTCATTAACTCAGGAAGCTCATCCTTAAAGTACCAAGTATTAGAGATTGATAGTGAGAAATGTCTTATCAAAGGACTTGTAGAAAGAATCGGTGAGGACGAATCAGATATTGAGCAAACGAATGGAGAAAAAGAATACCAAGTTGTAGCAAAAATAAAAGATCATGAAGAAGCACTAAAAGAAGCATTGAAGCTAATAACTGATTCTGATTTTGGATGTTTGAAAGATTTGAGCGAAATCGATGCTGTTGGACACAGGGTAGTACACGGAGGAGAGAAATTCTTTTCTTCTGTCTTAATAAATGAAGATGTGATAAAAGCTATTGAAGAAAACAGTGATCTTGCACCTTTACATAATCCTCCAAACCTCATGGGAATTAAAGCTTCCCAAAAAGTATTACCAAAAGTTCCGCAAGTCGCAGTTTTTGACACTTCTTTTCATCATACAATGCCAGAAAAAGCGTATATGTATGGTTTACCCTACGAACTTTATCAAAAACACAAAATTAGAAGATATGGTTTTCACGGAACTAGTCATAGATATGTCTCAAAAAAGGCATCACAAATGTTAGGAGAAAATATCAAAAATCTTAAAATAATAACTGCTCATCTAGGTAATGGTGCCTCATTGGCGGCAATAGATAAAGGAAAAGTAGTTGATACATCTATGGGGTTCACGCCTTTAGAAGGTTTAATGATGGGCACAAGAAGCGGTGATGTTGATCCT from Petrotoga sp. 9PW.55.5.1 includes the following:
- a CDS encoding acetate kinase codes for the protein MKVLVINSGSSSLKYQVLEIDSEKCLIKGLVERIGEDESDIEQTNGEKEYQVVAKIKDHEEALKEALKLITDSDFGCLKDLSEIDAVGHRVVHGGEKFFSSVLINEDVIKAIEENSDLAPLHNPPNLMGIKASQKVLPKVPQVAVFDTSFHHTMPEKAYMYGLPYELYQKHKIRRYGFHGTSHRYVSKKASQMLGENIKNLKIITAHLGNGASLAAIDKGKVVDTSMGFTPLEGLMMGTRSGDVDPGIIIFLLRNGYSIDEVDNLLNKKSGVLGLSEISNDMRDIRKGIENGDKKAKLAYDVYVYKLAKYIGSYVTILKGLDVLVFTAGVGENDHDVRKDVCDYLEIFGVKIDEEKNNGLNRKEGIISTEDSKVKVLVVKTDEELMIARDTKKIIEKRRI